The following proteins are co-located in the Bacteroidales bacterium genome:
- a CDS encoding DUF2807 domain-containing protein, with protein sequence MKRLFTYVFLMLLLVSCQKLFFNDDEETRVIQLGDFNAADISGIYDIVLIQDSTNKLVINGKKDVNSITAVVRNDTLVIDDHKRMSVNPDKNTLTIHFTNIEHLVTNDPVYISNNDTIRTDRFIYAGIGEIAEARLVVDCDYFLIVNSANTLGYSYISGYANSAVLFNRYGSSIFAENLKCRNVEALNGSVGDIYLSASDNITASIWGSGNIYYHGKPAVKVTEQTGSGKIIPLD encoded by the coding sequence ATGAAGAGATTGTTTACATATGTTTTTTTAATGCTTCTGCTAGTCTCATGTCAGAAGTTATTTTTCAATGACGATGAGGAAACCAGGGTAATTCAGCTTGGTGATTTTAATGCCGCAGATATATCCGGCATATATGATATTGTTCTGATACAGGACTCAACTAACAAACTGGTAATCAATGGTAAAAAGGATGTCAATTCAATAACAGCAGTTGTTAGAAACGATACATTAGTTATTGATGATCATAAAAGAATGTCGGTTAATCCGGATAAGAATACACTGACAATTCATTTCACCAACATAGAGCATCTGGTTACCAACGATCCTGTTTACATTTCCAATAACGATACAATCAGGACAGACAGATTTATATATGCAGGAATAGGTGAAATAGCTGAAGCTAGACTTGTTGTTGACTGCGACTATTTTCTGATTGTAAACTCTGCCAATACTCTTGGGTATTCATATATAAGCGGCTATGCTAACTCCGCCGTACTGTTCAACAGGTATGGAAGCAGTATTTTTGCTGAGAACCTGAAATGCAGGAATGTAGAAGCTCTTAACGGGTCAGTGGGTGATATATATTTAAGTGCCTCTGATAACATTACTGCATCGATATGGGGATCGGGGAATATTTATTATCACGGAAAACCTGCTGTTAAAGTTACGGAGCAAACAGGTTCCGGGAAAATCATACCTTTGGATTAA
- the amrS gene encoding AmmeMemoRadiSam system radical SAM enzyme produces the protein MTELSLKYENYIECQLCPHFCKLNSGKAGICGVRKNTGEKIELTTYGIVSGIASDPIEKKPLYHFYPGHKILSVGSYGCNMRCDFCQNFHISQNIQITGSHKIEPEYLAKEAVDTENNIGIAFTYNEPVIWFEYVRDVSEIVKKSGLSTVMVSNGYINSKPLSEMTGFIDAFNIDLKAFKNSFYRKLTGTELEPVKSSLKQIVKSGRHLEITTLVIPDENDSEKEMVKQAEWIAGELGKDVPLHLSKYFPTYKRENPSTSEDTLIRLQKIASSKLDFVYIGNNLSEKGQDTVCPKCGETVTHRSGYSTRQMNLDKYGRCSKCGNLIYRNFTISSSTKH, from the coding sequence ATGACAGAACTATCACTGAAATATGAAAACTATATTGAATGTCAGCTTTGTCCGCATTTTTGCAAATTAAATTCAGGCAAGGCAGGAATTTGCGGAGTGAGGAAGAACACTGGCGAAAAGATAGAACTAACAACATATGGCATCGTTTCGGGTATAGCATCGGATCCAATAGAGAAGAAACCTCTGTATCATTTTTACCCCGGACATAAAATATTATCTGTCGGATCTTATGGCTGTAATATGAGATGTGATTTCTGCCAGAACTTCCACATATCGCAGAATATTCAGATTACTGGTAGTCACAAAATAGAGCCTGAGTATCTGGCAAAAGAGGCAGTGGATACTGAAAACAATATCGGGATTGCATTCACTTACAATGAGCCGGTGATATGGTTCGAGTATGTCAGGGATGTATCTGAAATCGTTAAGAAATCAGGACTTTCCACAGTAATGGTCAGTAACGGATATATTAACAGCAAACCTCTTTCTGAAATGACAGGTTTTATTGATGCTTTTAATATTGACCTGAAAGCGTTTAAAAACAGCTTCTACAGGAAACTAACAGGTACTGAATTAGAACCTGTTAAGAGCAGCCTTAAGCAGATTGTAAAATCGGGAAGGCACCTTGAGATAACAACTCTTGTTATTCCTGATGAGAACGATTCAGAGAAGGAAATGGTGAAGCAGGCTGAATGGATAGCAGGTGAACTGGGAAAAGATGTCCCGCTTCATCTTAGTAAATATTTTCCAACGTACAAAAGAGAGAATCCCTCGACCTCCGAAGATACACTTATACGGCTTCAGAAAATAGCATCGTCAAAACTTGATTTTGTTTATATCGGGAATAACCTTTCAGAAAAAGGCCAAGACACTGTCTGTCCAAAATGCGGAGAGACTGTTACCCACCGCTCCGGATATTCAACAAGACAGATGAATCTCGATAAATATGGGAGATGCAGTAAATGCGGAAACCTGATATACAGAAACTTTACTATTTCTTCTTCGACAAAGCACTAA
- a CDS encoding aminotransferase class IV: MRECSGKYFILNGELQPAELFDSTMVYEGESIYEVIRLMKGSPLFFADHMERLISSVRNQNNLMLADIPVIATSILKLTHSLKDKDVNIKIVFNYKNSSSDWLVYFIESSYPSVIQYNNGVKGILFRAERKDPDSKVINHKLRLEINSRLSKDGAYEALLVNADNLITEGSRSNVFFVKDDTLVTAPDDLILRGITRKKILEICNENNIIVRFECVHANSLSGYDAAFITGTSPMVLPYCCIDEVVFNVKLPVMEKLRRLYIQKAEESIKHFRPEY, translated from the coding sequence ATGCGTGAATGTTCCGGAAAATATTTCATTCTGAACGGAGAACTCCAGCCGGCAGAATTGTTCGATAGCACAATGGTTTATGAAGGTGAATCTATTTATGAAGTTATCAGGCTTATGAAAGGAAGCCCTCTTTTCTTTGCTGATCATATGGAGAGGCTTATTTCGAGTGTCAGAAACCAGAATAATCTGATGCTTGCTGACATACCGGTAATTGCCACAAGTATATTAAAACTTACGCATTCACTTAAAGATAAAGATGTAAATATCAAGATAGTGTTCAATTATAAAAACAGTTCTTCTGACTGGCTTGTATACTTTATTGAGTCTTCATATCCTTCTGTAATCCAATATAATAATGGTGTTAAAGGTATTTTGTTCAGGGCTGAAAGGAAAGACCCTGATTCCAAGGTAATCAATCATAAACTCAGGCTTGAGATCAATAGCAGGCTTAGTAAAGATGGCGCATATGAGGCATTACTTGTCAATGCTGATAACCTGATAACTGAGGGAAGCCGGTCGAATGTTTTTTTTGTTAAGGATGATACTCTTGTAACTGCTCCTGATGACCTGATACTAAGGGGTATAACACGCAAAAAAATCCTTGAAATATGCAATGAGAATAACATCATTGTCAGATTTGAATGTGTACATGCGAATTCTCTTTCCGGTTATGATGCAGCTTTTATTACCGGAACATCGCCTATGGTACTTCCATATTGCTGCATTGATGAAGTGGTTTTTAATGTAAAATTGCCTGTAATGGAGAAACTGCGAAGACTTTATATTCAGAAAGCTGAAGAATCTATAAAGCATTTCAGACCAGAATATTGA